The region ttatttactggTTTCTATGGCATATCAATAAAACAATTAcatctttaaaatagtaaaatgttaTGATGCTTTTACCTGTAAGTTTCCAGAACTAAGTAAATTATACCTCAATTCTGTTAATTTAGATTAGGACCGACATTGGTTAAAAAACATGAGTGCTTTTCTTCAAGTAAGAGAAATGTTAGGATAAAGATACTTATTGTCTTATTTGGAAAATTCACATTATTggataatttcttaaaatttacattatttcttttctttaaattttcttcttcactGGCGGTTTTTCTAATAAGACAAAGTAATATAAGTGAGAAATATCACATATTGTTATAGAGAAATAAGTACAAAGAATAATAGCCACTTTCTCTAATTCTTTTTCATCTAAACAAACCACCAAGGTGAAATACTTAGAGAAATCAACATTAACAAAGAGAAGCGTTACTACCAAGATATATTCTTAATCAAACATACTAAGCAGAGCATTCCACTGATCTTTGACTACTTACAACCAGTGCACTGTACTTAGGCTTTGTTAAAAATTAGAGATTGAGAAATGAGAAAACAGTGAGTTACTGTGAAGTTCTCTGAGTTATCCTATAGGACATAACACATAAATTGTAGAATATGGAAACCAAAGTTACAAACTAAGCTTAGCAAATAAATGGCTAACAAGAGACTCTCTGAGTGAAATGAAGTAAAACCATCTCAGGGAAAAGTATCACAGGGGACAAGAGAAAGACTAGTAAATGACAGGATTTCAGACTAAAAGTCACCGTACAGGGAAGCCTTTTGAAGCGTGTACAAAGAGACAACAAGAGCAATCTTTTTATCTTTAGAGCCCCTTCCTTGTCTGTTATAAGGCTTTTATCCTGACAGGCTGCCATGAGGTATCAGATCAGATTATTGCAaggttattctttgctttcaaTTACTCACAACTGTTGAGCAGCAGATTCTAATCCTAAAATGTTGCTAAATTCTAATTCTGAAAGGTTGTTAGCTGATGGCTGCTAATGGTCTTAAGCAAGGATAAAGTTCAGATGAAGTGGATGCTTATAAGCAAGCGTAAGAGAACTTTAGCTGTCTGCGTTCTGGTCCAGTGCCACAGACCAGCTCTGCTTCTCGGCTTTCACTGCATATTTTGGGGAAAGAGCCTCTTAGAATATATCTCTAGCTGCTGTATTGGGAATGAAATAGAATAGcacaaatgctttaaaaagatACTATGCTACAATAtagcaagtaaaataaaatcttaaatatttGAAGTAAAATGTCACCAACAGGAGAGTGAAATGTGTAAGATTTTTTCTAAACCCTTTTTTCCTAAAGGGCCAAAGTCTGGTTCAAATGATGCCTGAAAAAGACCTCTCTATTTCTCCCAGGAGGGTCAATGCCTGATCCTGCAGCACTGATTATCCCCATTTGGTTATGGTTCATTTTGTAGTGTTGGTCTCCTCTTTTAAATTGTTAGCGTTATAGAGGGGCCCATGTCTtcattctctatttctgtgtTCCCTAACAAGCACATTGTCTCACAGCTAGAaagaacctttttaaaaaatgtgacctTGAGTAATCCAGTTAAACTAAGTACTAATATTTATAAAGGGTGATactaagcacacacatacagtatCTGAGTAACCACAGCAGGGAAATAAATGATTACCCCAAAGCAAACTCTCAGGGAGGTTTCAGCCTAAAGCAGAGTTGGCTTGCTCTGAACATGCCCATTGGGATAAAATCATAACTCATTTACTCCATCTCTTCTCAAGTCTCCACTAAGAACATTGCAGTATGAAGATCAAAGTGCAAATACACACTTAATTAAATTAAGAATTCATTACCAGAGTTCAAATTCCTTAGGAATTTAGACTCTCAGATTCTGGCTCGTTGAACAGTCACCATTTCTAGGCATGTCACACTTCTAGCTTCTTCTACGCTGTTACTCACCTATTTACTTGGAAGAagactttcttcctttgttcttatAGAATTCTACAAGTTCttcaaaacacagtaatatactaTGTCCTTCATGAATTACATGATAAAGAACAATTGATGCAATATACTTAGAGTTACTTGAGTTTAAGAAAATCACATATTACTAAAGAGATCAAAGTATTTCAATTTGGCactttcttataaataaaaataatgtgcaagtacaatttattatttaaaccttccttttttttaaaaaaagcaaggtTATAATCCAAAAAGAGTGATGGGAAATGTTTTACagccttgaaaaaagaaaacaaaaaaaaataaaaaacaaactacaacaacaacaacaaactagtAGTCTTGACAAGCAGGAAAGGAGATGCACTAAGGAACTGCAGCCATGCCATACTTGAGGTTGTAGCCAAGACTGAGAATGAGCCCAGTcagcctggttttgtttttccttcttcataTTCAGCTATGTGAGTCAGAATGAGAGTAGGGAGGAAACTGCCAGAtgtaaagaactcagaaaattcgGGGACCATGCAAAGGAGAAATGAGAACAATGAACTGTAGTATCCCAGTAGAGGAATTTAGACTGCAGGAAGTATGGCTGGAGGCAGTAAAATCAGTAGCATCAACATACATTAGACTTCTCTGAAACTCAGAAACTATGTGTAGTTAGAGGTACTACCTAAGATATGGTCAGAGTATTCAGTATGTTCAAAATTGAGAATATGACTTCTGATAATTTAGCAGGCTCAGGACATGAGTTTACAGGAAGAACTGAGACCAATGATGGGAGAAAAAGGAGCAAATGGAGCTCcgtcagagaaatgactgctgtaACTATTTTCTCAGTTACACCAATGCTGAAAAACAGGAGATATCATTTTAGAGGAATAACTGTAAACAATTTCATTAACACACAGTAATGTTAGGGCATTTAcctgttcattcattcataaaactcctggaggaaaaaaaaggtCTCAGGggaaaaagatacattttttttcctttaacattttttctaaataatGTTCATTTCAactgtagtttttttgttttttcgtaGGACAGTAGTTTtcaatttgacaagaacttttatATGAATATCTCCTGTGAGCCTAAGTCAGGGGACTTAGGCAGGAAAGACTGCTTGAACTTTACAAATTGGAGACTAGCCTAGTAAcattgtgagatcctgtctcaaaaaaaaaaaaaaaaaaaaaaaaggaaagaaaaagtgagaTTTTATCTTTTAGCTGACGTAAGTAGCAAGACTAAGACAACATAAAGATAAGCAGGCAATCcatggggctgggaagatagacCGTCAGCAAAATTCTTACTTATCATGCCAGCGGGAAGATCTGAGTCTCAGTCccatgttaaaataaataaataaataaacaagtgtggtgacacttgtaatcctagcacctgggaggagagatgggaagtCCCTGTGaatcactggccagtcagccaacACAGTAAGAGAcgcctgtcttaaaaaattaaaaggtagaTGATGCCAGATGAAGGCACCTTAAGTTGTCTTTCTTGatttcacatgcatgtatacacacccaCAGTAATGTTTAATTTAAGTATAAttacaaattttactttattcttttgaagAAGTGTCTTACTGTATTATTAGATTGGCCTCCAACTCCTGAGCTCAAATGATCTACCCCTGATCAGGTGAAATTATATGCACGTGCACATGCTCAGCAACTGCAATTCTTATTATTAATAAAGCAAGAGGCAGAAATGTTAAATGACAGAATTAATGATTGAATTAAGTTTTCACCTCCTTGTTTAAAACATACTCCATCCTTATTCAAGTTTCAACCAAAAAAACTGTTAGTTATCTGTAAAGGTGTCACCTTACAATCCAACTCAATACAACATTCTTAAAATGCAGTATACAGTCATTTTTAATATCCGTACATTCAGACCGTAGCTCAAAAAGATTATTCAAAGCCAGATATAGTAATAATCCTTGTAGTCTCAGGACCTGGGAaggggagacaagaggatcatgagtttaaggaCAGTTTCACTTAAATAGCAAGCCTGAGGGCTAACCTGGGctctatgagaccctgtctcaggaaggaggcagaacaagaaggagggagaagaggaggaaggtagagggagggaggtgggggaaaggagggagagaaaaacttagtgaaaaaagaaagtcaggaagaaaacatgaaaatattaatCTAATGGGAATGTAAACTTTGCAAGATGTAAATATTGCGTGCACTTGAGCTTTGTTAGAGTTACTCAACAAATTGGCGACAAAATAATTAAGATTTGAGAAACTGTTTCAAGAAGAAAATATGGAGGTGTAGATAGACAGAAAACTGCAAGAAAAACACATGACAGTGTTTTCTAAACAAGTtaccaaatataaaagaatgttCTTTTGAAGAACAAGGAAAGGATTTTAGTAACAGCAGTAGGAGGGAGCAAGATTttgtttcaataaaaatttttaataggCAAAAATCTTTAACTGTTCACAGAGGCAGCAACCATCACTAACAGACAGAATGGTTAGAAAGAATGCTCAGCATTCACAGTGGAGTTGAGTGACGTCACATTATTATTACAAACCTAAGTCTAGAAAACAAGACAACTgagattcttttaaaagttaatgacTGTATATAGTACTGTGTTTAATacatgtaatctcagcacttgggaggcagaggattgcctgtaattcaaggccagcttggttttcATAGTAAGTCAAGTCAGTaagggctacacagggaattcGGTctataaaaaacaaagtaaacaaatgaaagatAGTGACTACTTAGTAAAAAGTCCAGAACAGCACACTTCTGACTCCTGTTCAATGCCACGTGTGACTCTTAATTTTACTTCATGGGCATTTAAACATTAAGTTTTGATGTGAGCTTTGCTCGTGTTTCCTGAATATTCTGTTATATATATAGGTACCAATATAATAAATCTTAAATGTGTCAATTTCTATGAGaattattattaatcatttttttctttgctataggaccaaaaaaaaaccaacctaacAAACCATGGGCTTTTTAAGTCCAATACatgtccttttcttctgttttggagTTAGAGTATATTGCCAATACGAAGCTTATCAATGGGATGAAGAGTATGACCAAGAGCCAAATGAGGGTTATGAGCCAGAATTCCAGTTTCATCAAAATATTGACTATGGAGTACCCTTTTATCAGAATATTTTAGGTTGTGCTAAGGAATGCTTTTGCCCAACTAGCTTTCCAACATCGATGTACTGTGACAATCGTAAACTCAAGACTATTCCAAATATTCCAATGCACATTCAGCAACTCTACCTTCAGTTCAATGACATCGAGGCTGTGCCTGCAAATTCATTCATCAATGCAACCCATCTTAAGGAAATTAACCTCAGccacaataaaattaaatctcaAAAGATTGATTATGGTGTGTTTGCTAAACTTTCAAATCTACAACAACTTCATCTAGAGCACAACAACTTAGAagaatttccacttcctcttcctaaaTCTCTGGAAAGACTCCTTCTTGGTTATAATGAAATCTCCAGACTTCAAACAAATGCCATGGATGGACTGGAAAATCTGACTATGCTTGATCTCTGCTATAATCATCTTTCTGATTCAGtgttaaaagaaaagaacctttcaaaaatggaaaaactgaTGCAGCTCAACCTATGTAATAACAGATTAGAATCAATGCCCCCTGGACTGCCTTCCTCACTTATGTACCTATCTTTAGAAAATAATTCAATTTCATCTATACCAGACAATTATTTTGACAAACTTCCAAAACTTAATGCTCTAAGAATGTCACATAACAAACTGAAAGACATTCCATATGATATATTTAATCTTTCCAACCTTATAGAACTCAATGTTGGACACAATAAATTGAAGCAAGCATTCTACATTCCAAGGAATTTGGAACATCTATACctacaaaataatgaaatagaaagtATGCAAAATTTTgcactttttaaagaacaaaagattCTTTTCTGACTggtattttgacttttttttgggggggggtattgTAATGTTGAGACAACGTTTCTACTATGTAGCTCTCTAGTTGCCCAGGAACTTCATGTGTAGACAAAgcttgtcctcaaactcaaatatatttgcctgcttctgcctccctcgtgctgagattaaaggcatatgcacCAATATGCCTGATGAATTATATTTTGACTCATTATAAAGAATGAGTTATTAATCATCAATGCTTTATATAATGCTAAAAAAGTGCTTGGAAGACAGCTAAAGAGATGGCAGATAGTGGCCCGGGGAAAGGGAGTGACAATTtatagtctttttttgtttttgttttttcaagacagggtatctctgtagctttggagcctatcctggaactaactcttgtagaccaggctaacctcaaactcacagagatatgtctgtctctgcctcctgagtactgggattaaaggtgtgcgccgccaccaccacccagcccctaATTTTATAGTCTTTTTTATTCAACTTTACTACCTTGAATATTAGCAAGTAGTATTAGAGAGAACATATGAAGACATATGACCCTGGGTAgtatggctgttttttttttgttgttgttgttgtatgtttgcctttgtttctttctttttaagattgcTTCTAGCAATTATATCAACTGTAAATTCAatgaattcatatttattttggtGATATGAAACTCaagaatttcatttcattttaattaatataaagaTAATTAAATCTAACTCCACTTGTAAGTATTAAGATAAAATTATATCTCATATAACAAAACCCAACATGAAATTGTGACTATATGCAGGATGAatttttaacttgtatttttCAGATATCAATGTGACAATGATGTGTCCTTCTACTGACCTACTACACCATCGCCATTTAACATACCTTCGAGTGGACCAAAATAAGCTGAAAGAACCAATAAGTTCATACATCTTCTTCTGCTTCCCTCATATACACAGTATTTACTATGGTGAACAAAGGAGCACTGATGGTGAAACAATACAACTAAAGACCCAAGTTTTCAGGAGatatgaagaggaggaggaggaggaagaggaggaggaggaggaggaggaaatccATGATGGTCAGGACAACATTCTCGAGGGACAAGAAGTACCAGAAGAACACTCTAATTCTCATTATTATGAAATGCAAGGATGGCAGGAAACTATATAGTATCTATTAGGACTTCATAAAGCCATACTAAGTACAAATCTAAACATATACTgctcaaaataatataaatagaaatatttgttAGTATAAGACCAGAATTGCATTTAAGATGTTGGTGACTTAAAGTTTACTAAAAAATGATACAAATCTTaagaaatataagataaaatggCAAGTGGGAATAAAACTAAGCTTAAGTGGCTTCATTCTTTAAACTCATTCTTAAAATTAGAAATAGTTATCATGTAAAAaacaagggccagcaagatggttcagtagataaAGCATTTGCCGCCAAACCTGATTACTTAAGCAGGAGAGACccaactcctgcaggttgtcaagttttcctctgaccacatgtgtgccagtcaataataataataattattattatttacataaaACCATCTGAATATGCCACTTCCaatgatgggattttttttcccctagggATGATAAACTAAGTATCATTAACAGTGAAGACAAAAGCTGCCCTCTGGACCATAAGAGGATATCTGAGCAAGGGGTAGGATATTAACCTAACAGTAGTGTTTCAAACAAGAGAAACCACTTTTACTAACTTTATCTACAGAGTTGCTTCcacatttgtattttctcttttttccccttttggttttgtcaaggcaggatttctctgtgtagtcctggaactcactttgtagatcaggctggcctaaaacttggagatccatcttcctctgcctgttgaatgctgggtttaaaggggtgagccaccactgcatggcttattttttttttaattttatttatttatttttggcatacttgtatttctttctttcttttttttaaaattatgtatcatatatacagtgttctgcctgcacaccagaagagggcacccgatctcattacagatggttatgagtaccatgtggttgctgggaattgaactcaggacctctgaaagaacagccagtgctattaacctctgagccatctctccagccccacatttgtatttccaatccCAGTAAGATATGTGTCCCAGGTTCAGTGCTCAGAATGGTATTTTTGACTTTCAAAGTCACCATCCTAAGATCTAAGGCATGCAACTCAGAAAttaagtgttcttttctcagagtACCAGAGCAACCGAATTATCAATTCTGTATCTGCTGTttctgaataattaaaaaaaaatcaaactcccTCAGAGCAATCTATATTTTAGGAGATTTCAACAACTATTCAAAATACTGTATATCATATTCCATTTTCAGATGGATTAATGTTTTATAGTAATCTGGGAAAAGGCCTCATAGTTACATAAATCCTTGCTAATAACTGCTCTATTCACAGGTTACATTAATGTTGATAAAATAGAGTCTTTACATATTATTAAACCTTTTTGTTTTCCTGGCGCCAAATACACTACAAACATTAGCCAGTATTTATTTACACGCTGTTGAAGTCGACTCTAGTTCCTCTGAAATCTGGGGACACACAGGTCTCAACATCACCTCTAAAACCTTAAAAGTTACTTGTAATTGCATTTTGAAACATTTCAGGAGAAATACTGCAGTTATTTAGAAAGCTCCAGTTAGGTATCAATCAGCATGTCTACTTCTAGGCATATTCTCTAAAGAACTAAACACAGGTTCACACCAGAGTTTGCTCAAGACCAtcaatagcagcattattcatgagtacaactgagaaaaacaatagcTGGGTATGGTGTCCCAAagctctgtaatcccagcacttgagagtggAGGGTGGAAGCAGAAAGTTCAGGAGTTTGAGATTCTCCcatatatagcaagtttgagacttGCATGGgctaaaccctgtctcaaaatagaactGATGATGGGGTTTCCTTTACAAgtaataaaattttctaaaattattgtGATGATTATTATGTAACAACTTGAAAATACTAAAATGATTGAATTTGTACACTTACTTTAAGAAGGTGGATGAATTGAATGGGAATTAGTGtaacaaagtattttaaaaaaatcatgcaaCTTGTTCTAACCCAAGGTATaagcaaacaaaatgacaaaaagtcAGAGATGATAAACCAGGTATCCATGGACACCATAACTAATTTCTGTCCTGGACCTGGTTAAGCAGCTGAGACTTCAGGAAGAAGTGATCCTGTGATATAGCTAGAACTAACCAGTGGAAGTAGAGACTAATGTAGATCAATGTAAAAAAAGTAGTAATTACTTGAACTCTTGCacagttaaaaagtaaaaattctcaATTTTATTATGTCTAGAGATTATTTCTTCCTGtggacaaaattttaaaaatatctcttaatAAATGTAAGTAAATTGTCACAAAATCTCTCATGTTCAAACCTCTGAGGATGTAGGTCTACAATCTTTTTAGTATTATTCAAAAGTGCCACAGTGAACTCAAACCAACCTAAGGATTTCCTAGtaaacataaatcaaataaaaaactaATTGCTTTTCCTCAGAAAGACTCCTATGTATGGCAGTTACCTGCATCAGACACAGAGAATCATCTTGGTGCTTATGACAGAAACGGAAACCACGAAAATCTGCTCTTAACACTGGATGGTGGGCGTTTGATTAGATTACAAAAAAGGCTAAACCGCTTGTAAGGACTGACAAGTATGCACATCAAACCAAAGAACCCAAGATTagtcaacaaaaataaacacagttgcttttagaaagaaaataaaaataaaggatccttcagaaaaaaataatatgctCACAATAGTACTGTTGGAAAACATCTAGCCTGCATGTATCACCTAAAGTACAGATTTTTAACTTATTCCTCAATTTAGGGACTACTAAGCTGAAATACAGATGCATGCAGATCACATAACACAGTTAGCCAGTTccaggagggaagaaagcagaaaaaaactaaacataaaaaaaaaatcctcatctCTTTTTAAACTTGTTTGTGTTATAAAGAATTCCTCTCTCCCCAAGGGCGGCTGGAACTAAAATCTTGGTTTCCTGACTCAAAATGCATTTTCCATCTAAATCTTGGAAATAAGTAAAAGAGCAGCTGGAAACAAAATTAGATCATAACATATAAAGCTCCAAGTTTCTGAGATGAATATAAAGAATCTCATGGCTAGTTTAAGTAACTATTTAGTAGACCAAGCACTGGTATTAGTAGCAAGATGTCATGCAAACATCTTTCTTCACTGTAAGTGCTCAGGTTGTGAATACACtatacacaaagataaaatacctttttaaaaaagcaccaACGTGTCCTCACACTGCATCATGATCTCCTTCCCCTTTAGTCTATAAGGCACTTACACtatcatgtctttcttttttttttttaagatttatttatttattatatatacaatattctgcatgtatccctgtgggccagaagagggcaccagatctcattacagatggctgtgagccaccatgtggttgctgggaattgaactcaggacctctggaagagcagccagtgctcttatcctctgagccatctctccagcccctatcatgTCTTTCAAGGAAACAAAAGATCTATGTTCACGTAAACACATGAGAGTTAAGACAACATGCTTGATATAAGGTCcgagtctaatttttttttccttttctctttttcgaggcagggtttctctgtagctttgaaatctgtcctgggactcactctgtagaccaggctggccttgaactcagagatccacctactgggattaaaagcgtgtgctacCTCAGCCCGGCGGATTCTAAAAAGTTTTAAGTATCTGGCAACTCAGGAGTTCTCCTAGGCtcggtttttaaaaat is a window of Chionomys nivalis chromosome 13, mChiNiv1.1, whole genome shotgun sequence DNA encoding:
- the Omd gene encoding osteomodulin gives rise to the protein MGFLSPIHVLFFCFGVRVYCQYEAYQWDEEYDQEPNEGYEPEFQFHQNIDYGVPFYQNILGCAKECFCPTSFPTSMYCDNRKLKTIPNIPMHIQQLYLQFNDIEAVPANSFINATHLKEINLSHNKIKSQKIDYGVFAKLSNLQQLHLEHNNLEEFPLPLPKSLERLLLGYNEISRLQTNAMDGLENLTMLDLCYNHLSDSVLKEKNLSKMEKLMQLNLCNNRLESMPPGLPSSLMYLSLENNSISSIPDNYFDKLPKLNALRMSHNKLKDIPYDIFNLSNLIELNVGHNKLKQAFYIPRNLEHLYLQNNEIENINVTMMCPSTDLLHHRHLTYLRVDQNKLKEPISSYIFFCFPHIHSIYYGEQRSTDGETIQLKTQVFRRYEEEEEEEEEEEEEEEIHDGQDNILEGQEVPEEHSNSHYYEMQGWQETI